In one Myripristis murdjan chromosome 5, fMyrMur1.1, whole genome shotgun sequence genomic region, the following are encoded:
- the ipo9 gene encoding importin-9: protein MAGMSAAGARSGSAAGPVQQGLKEALIETLTAILSAVQEVRAAAEEQIKVLEVTEEFGVHLAELTVDPQGALAIRQLASVILKQYVETHWCSQSEKFRPPETTERAKAAIRELLPGGLREAISKVRSSVAYAVSAIAHWDWPEAWPQLFTLLMEMLVSGDVNAVHGAMRVLTEFTREVTDTQMPLVAPVILPEMYKIFTMAEVYSIRTRSRAVEIFTTCANLICAIEELEKGAAKALIFPVVQQFTEAFVQALQMPDGPSSDSGLKMEVLKAVTALVKNFPKPMVSSMQQILPIVWNTLTESASFYVRTEVNYTEEVDDPVDSDGEVLGFENLVFSIFEFVHTLLENSKFKSTVKKALPELIYYIILYMQITEDQIKVWTANPQQFVEDEDDDTFSYSVRISAQDLLLAVATEFQNESAAALAAAATRHLQEAEQAKNSGNEHWWKVHEACMLALGSVKTIITENVKNGRIQFDMHGFLANVILADLNLAAASPFLLGRALWAASRFTAAMSPELIQQFLQATVSGLHDSQPPSVRISAVRAIWGYCDQLKLSESTHVLQPFLPSVLEGLVQLAAQFSSEVLTLVMETLCIVCTVDPAFTTSAENKICPLTIAIFLKYNNDPVVASLAQDIFKELAQVEGCQGPMQMRLIPTLVSIMQAPPDKIPSGLCATSIDILTTVVRNTKPPLSEMLVCQAFPVVAQCTLRTDDNTIMQNGGECLRAYVSVALEQVGQWRDEQGNSGLWYVMQVVNQLLDPRTSEFTAAFVGRLVSTLISRAGTELGDQLDQILRAILSKMQQAETLSVMQSLIMVFAHLVHSQLEPLLEFLCSLPGPTGKPALEFVMTEWMSRQHLFYGQYEGKVSTVALCKLLQHGLNTNDKRLQDIVVKGEEIFTPEEGIRTRSKSAKNPERWTNIPLLVKIFKLIVNELSSVVEANASRANPADWSQDSSGMWEDQEEEEGEDDDEEDEGLAGQLLSDLIASNKYDDDYYEDDEEDDPDALKDPIYQIDLQAYLTDFLTQFAQQPCYSMFSGHLNDAERRALQSIGL from the exons TTAGCGTCTGTCATCCTGAAGCAGTATGTGGAAACTCACTGGTGTTCCCAGTCAGAGAAGTTCAGACCCCCTGAAACCACAGAGCGG GCTAAAGCTGCCATCAGGGAGCTGCTGCCGGGGGGGCTGCGTGAGGCCATCAGTAAGGTGCGCTCCAGCGTGGCCTACGCCGTGTCAGCCATCGCCCACTGGGACTGGCCTGAGGCCTGGCCGCAGCTCTTCACCTTGCTGATGGAGATGCTGGTCAGTGGAGATGTCAACGCCGTGCACGGAGCCATGAGGGTCCTCACAG AGTTTACCCGGGAggttacagacacacagatgccGCTGGTCGCTCCAGTGATTCTACCTGAGATGTACAAGATCTTCACTATGGCCGAG GTGTACAGCATTCGCACCCGTTCCAGAGCAGTCGAGATCTTCACCACCTGTGCCAACCTCATCTGTGCAATCGAAGAACTTGAAAAG GGTGCAGCTAAAGCGCTGATTTTCCCGGTGGTGCAGCAGTTCACAGAGGCTTTTGTCCAGGCCCTGCAGATGCCTGATGGGCCGTCCTCTGACAGCGGCCTCAAGATGGAGGTCCTTAAG GCGGTGACAGCATTGGTGAAGAACTTCCCCAAACCCATGGTGTCGTCTATGCAGCAGATCCTTCCCATTGTGTGGAACACACTGACTGAAAGTGCATCTTT TTATGTGAGAACAGAGGTCAACTACACAGAAGAGGTGGATGACCCTGTAGACTCAGATG GTGAGGTTTTGGGCTTTGAGAATCTGGTGTTTAGTATCTTTGAGTTTGTCCACACGCTGCTGGAGAACAGCAAGTTCAAGAGCACAGTGAAGAAAGCCCTCCCTGAGCTCATCTACTACATCATCCTCTACATGCAGATCACCGAGGACCAG ATCAAAGTGTGGACTGCAAACCCGCAGCAGTTTgtagaggatgaggatgatgatacCTTCTCCTACTCTGTGAGGATCTCTGCTCAGGACTTGTTGCTG GCTGTTGCTACGGAGTTTCAGAATGAGAGTGCAGCAGCGCTGGCAGCGGCAGCAACCAGACACCTCCAGGAGGCCGAGCAGGCCAAAAACAGTGGCAACGAGCACTG gtGGAAGGTCCATGAAGCCTGTATGTTGGCCCTGGGTTCAGTCAAGACCATCATCACGGAGAACGTGAAGAACGGCCGTATCCAGTTTGACATGCACGGCTTCCTGGCCAATGTCATCCTGGCAGATCTCAACCTGGCAG CGGCATCTCCGTTCCTGCTCGGCCGGGCTCTGTGGGCGGCCAGTCGCTTCACAGCGGCCATGTCTCCTGAGCTCATCCAGCAGTTCCTTCAGGCCACAGTGAGCGGCCTCCATGACAGCCAGCCGCCCTCCGTCCGCATCTCCGCCGTCAGGGCCATCTGGGG GTACTGTGATCAGCTGAAGCTGTCGGAGAGCACCCATGTCCTGCAGCCCTTCCTGCCCAGCGTCCTTGAGGGCCTGGTGCAACTGGCCGCCCAGTTCAGCTCTGAGGTGCTCACTCTTGTCATGGAGACGCTGTGCATCGTCTGCACCGTTGACCCCGCCTTCACCACGAGCGCAGAGAACAAGATCTGCCCTCTCACCATCGCTATTTTCCTGAAATACAACAACG ACCCTGTAGTAGCATCCCTGGCCCAGGACATCTTTAAGGAGCTGGCCCAAGTCGAGGGGTGCCAGGGCCCCATGCAGATGCGCCTCATCCCTACCCTGGTCAGCATCATGCAGGCTCCCCCCGACAAGATCCCATCTGGACTCTGTGCC ACATCCATAGACATCCTAACCACAGTGGTGCGCAACACCAAACCCCCCCTCTCAGAGATGCTGGTGTGCCAGGCCTTCCCTGTGGTGGCACAGTGTACACTCCGCACTGACGACAACACCATAATGCAG AACGGTGGTGAGTGTCTGCGGGCGTACGTCTCCGTCGCCCTGGAGCAGGTCGGCCAGTGGAGGGACGAGCAGGGGAACAGCGGCCTGTGGTACGTCATGCAGGTTGTCAACCAGCTCCTGGACCCCCGGACCTCGGAGTTCACAGCAGCCTTCGTGGGCCGTCTGGTCTCCACCCTCATCTCCCGGGCGGGGACTGAGCTCGGCGACCAACTAGACCAGATCCTCAGAGCCATTCTCAGCAAGATGCAGCAAGCCGAGACTCTAAGCGTCATGCAG tctCTGATCATGGTGTTTGCCCACCTGGTTCACTCCCAACTGGAGCCCCTGCTGGAGTTTCTGTGCAGCCTGCCAGGTCCCACAGGGAAGCCTGCCCTGGAGTTTGTCATGACTGAGTGGATGAGCAGGCAGCACCTCTTCTATGGACAGTATGAAGGGAAAGTCAG CACGGTGGCTCTCTGTAAGCTCCTGCAGCACGGCCTCAACACCAACGACAAACGTCTCCAGGACATCGTGGTCAAGGGAGAGGAGATCTTCACCCCTGAAGAGGGCATCCGCACACGATCCAAATCTGCCAAGA ATCCAGAGAGGTGGACCAACATTCCTTTGCTAGTGAAGATCTTCAAACTGATTGTTAATGAGCTGTCGTCTGTAGTGGAGGCCAACGCCAGCAGGGCCAACCCGGCAGACTGGAGCCAAG ATTCCAGTGGCATGTGGGAggaccaggaggaggaagagggggaggatgatgatgaggaggatgaagggcTTGCAGGgcagctgctctctgatctgatcGCCTCCAACAAATATG ATGACGATTACTATGAGGACGATGAGGAGGACGATCCAGATGCTTTGAAAGACCCCATATATCAGATTGATCTTCAG GCGTACCTGACAGACTTCCTGACGCAGTTCGCCCAGCAGCCGTGTTACAGCATGTTCTCAGGCCACCTGAACGACGCCGAGAGACGAGCCCTGCAGTCCATAGGCCtctag